In a single window of the Zea mays cultivar B73 chromosome 5, Zm-B73-REFERENCE-NAM-5.0, whole genome shotgun sequence genome:
- the LOC100283764 gene encoding HVA22-like protein a: MGGGSGSFLKVLVNNMDVLAGPLVSLAYPLYASVRAIETKSAVDDQQWLTYWVLYSFITLFELTFAPVLEWLPFWSYAKLFFNCWLVLPQFNGAAHVYEHFVRPMIVNQQVVNIWYIPKKDESSRPDDVISAAQRYIEQNGSKAFENLVNKFKSSNPRRSILEEVEVERRARIQLESEAREVNPFFNPEYQY; encoded by the exons ATGGGGGGCGGATCCGGATCTTTCCTCAAGGTCTTGGTCAACAACATGGATGTCCTCGCGGG GCCTTTGGTTTCACTTGCGTATCCTCT GTATGCCTCTGTTAGAGCAATTGAAACAAAATCTGCTGTGGATGATCAGCAATGGCTCACGTACTGGGTGCTGTACTCATTTATCACTCTATTCGAGCTCACCTTTGCTCCGGTACTCGAATG GCTTCCTTTCTGGTCTTATGCAAAGCTGTTCTTCAATTGCTGGTTAGTATTGCCACAGTTCAATGGAGCTGCACATGTATATGAGCATTTTGTGAGGCCAATGATTGTAAATCAGCAAGTTGTAAACATCTGGTATATTCCAAAGAAGGATGAATCAAGTAGACCTGATGATGTAATTTCAGCTGCACAGAGGTACATTGAGCAAAATGGATCAAAAGCGTTTGAGAATCTTGTTAACAAG TTTAAGAGTTCGAACCCAAGGCGCTCAATtctggaggaggtagaggttgaaaGGAGGGCCAGGATTCAACTAGAATCTGAAGCGAGGGAAgtgaaccctttcttcaatccAGAATATCAGTACTAG